The sequence GTTGGGATGGCGATTTTGAAAGTTCTTCAGGCCCTGGCAGTCTTCGTGATAAGCTAGGTAAGTTGATTGGGAATAATCCAGAAGCCTCTAACCAGCATCTGAATGAGGTCCCCATCTCTTTTCTTACTCCCTAGGCCCCATCCATTCTCCTCGCCCCTGCTTTCATCCCTTGTTTTCCCTCAGGGCTCCAACCGCCGCCAGCTCTTGGCCACATTACGGGCCCTGGAGGTAGCATCTGTTCCCCAGCAGCCCCCTAGCCTGCCTGGCAGTGActctgaggaggaggaggtagTGGAAACAAAGAAGAAACGCCTGAAAAGGGGCTCGTTTGCTGGTGCGTCTAGTGAagtagaggagaaaaggaagaagaaacgtCACAAACAGGGCCCACCTAGCAGTGACTCCAAGGAAGAGGaagtggaaaggaagaagtgCCACAAAGGGGCTCTTCTTGGCAGTGACTtggctgaagaagagaaaaaaaagaggaaatgccGGAAACAGATCCCTTCAAATCTTGCCCAGCCCCTGGACAATGTTGACCAAACAGGTAGTATATGTGGGATGTATATGAGGGCTGGGGGTGTGGGGATCAGCTGATACTACATATAACAGAGTTCCTCCGCCACCAGTAGGTTTGGGGTTATGGAATAAGAAGTACTTTCACATAGGCCACAGTTTCTGTCTTGGGGACAGGGGTATGGCCAGGATGACATGCTAAACGTCTGAATTCAGGTCATCTTGCTCCCCAGTATGCCTTTCCATCTCTCTTTCTTCAGATTCTAAAGCTTGGAATTCTCGTGCTACAAGTGACCCCACCAAGCCAACCTGTGAGATCCCTTCCTCTAATCCTCCCCATACCTTGAGTCGCAAGCAATGGCGGAACCGGCAGAAGAACAAGCGTAGACAGAAGAACAAGTTTCggccatctcagccaccagagcaggccccatccccagccccagcctctgcaGAGGAGGCAGAGGTGCCTTCTGCCCCCAGTCCAGACAGCCATGGAACCCGGGCAGAGGCTCTTCGAGCCCGCATGGCCCAGCGTCTGGATGGTGCCCGGTTCCGCTACCTCAATGAACAGCTATACTCAGGGCCCAGCAGTGCTGCGCAGCGCCTCTTCCAGGAAGACCCTGAGGCCTTTCTCCTCTACCACCGTGGCTTCCAAAACCAAGTCAAGAAGTGGCCACTGCAGCCAGTAGACCGCATCGCCAGGGATCTTCGCCAGCGGTTAGTGAAAATTGGGCGCTGTGAGAAGCTAGGCGTGTCAGTCCCAGGCTCAGACCAGACCAGTgagctcttccttccttccattcccAGGCCTGCATCCCTGGTGGTGGCTGACTTTGGCTGTGGGGACTGCCGCCTGGCTTCAAGCATCCGGAACCCTGTACACTGCTTTGACTTGGCCTCTCTGGACCCCCGGGTCACTGTGTGTGACATGGCCCAGGTAAGCCCCTCTCTCCTTCCATGTAAACACACTCTGCCCACCCTGCATCCTTGTGTCTACCCCTAGCGTTCAGTACTGGCTTTCTCCTTCCCATAATGTGTGCTTTGTTCAACAGTCTCACTCTCCACAGGTGCCTCTGGAGGATGAATCTGTAGATGTGGCTGTGTTCTGCCTTTCACTGATGGGAACCAACATcagagacttcctggaggaggcaaatCGAGTGCTGAAGCCAGGGTGGGTGCTCCCAAGACACAGATGCATGACTATGTGCACATGCGCGTGTCGGTGTACTCACCCAGAACTTTCCGTCCTTCTCAGGGGTCTCCTGAAAGTGGCTGAGGTCAGCAGCCGCTTTGAAGATGTTCAGACTTTTCTGGGGGCTGTCACCAAGCTGGGCTTCAAGGTCATCTCCAAGGTGAGGGCCCCAGGAAGTCTGTCCTCTTTTTGTCACATGTGTAACCCTTCAGGCTTATAACGGTGTTCAGGAAGGAGGTCATTGTCAGACACAGATATTTGCTCCTTGAAGGCTTGAGTAGTGGGAGAGAGCCGGGAAGCTTTCTGAGCAGGGGTGGGGCCTGGATGGTGGTGATTTGAAGAGCTGGGGTGAGGACTTATAGCTCACTGGGTCTTTTCTGTCCCTAGGATCTGACCAACAGCCACTTCTTCTTGTTTGACTTTGAAAAGACCGGGCCCCCTCGGGTAGGGCCCAAGACTCAGCTCTCAGGCCTGAAGCTTCAGCCTTGTCTCTATAAGCGCAGGTGACCTTTGGAGCCCCCCTTGAATGGGGAGGCAAATCTTGAACTCCAGACTCAGTACTCTGAAGACTGTATCCagccaggctgggacctggggccTGGTACCACCCTTACTCCATCTCAGGAACAAAATGTAATGAAACTCTTGGCTCAACCCTGCTGTGATGAAGGCTTCTTGGTTCTAGGAAGCATAAAGTTGTTTGGGCTAGCTAAAAAGTAAGGAGTTCATTGTGAGAACACAGGAGTATGTGGGAATTATGGATCCCCTCAGTGTCATGGAAACTACATGGTTTGGAATTCAAGGTATCTCTGGGTTTGGTGTCTGTTTCCATCTCTCAGAAGCCATATGAGCTTTCTGTCCTAGCATCTCCACTCTCTGTTCTGATTTTCCTGTCTGCACACCAGATCCGTCTGCTCACCCAAAGCTTCTACAGCTTTGGTCTGCCCAGGCCTTGAAGGCCGCAGGCAGGCATTGCTTCTTGGCTCTAGGGCAGCTCGGCTCTAGAGCAAGTGCAGCAGCCCTCATATCAGCGGAGGCAACTTGGCTCTCGTCCACCAACATCACCTGGACTTCTCGGTCAAGATAATTTGATTGTCCCTATGCTGAGCACTTCTTCCCCCTGATTGTCATCTCTGTCTTTGGAGCTGAATGGCCCTGACCCTCCTAGCATCTGTTGGGCCCTGGTGTCTGTCTGGCTGAGAGCACAGATATTGGAATCAGGTAGGCCTGCTGTTGACTGCCGAGAGCCTTTTACTCTTTGAATGTTCAGCTACTCATTTGGTAAATGATAGAATAACTGTCTCATAGAATTGTTGTATGGGTTAATGAGGAAATCTGTGGCCAAGACAGGGCACATAGGAGGTGCTCAATAACTGTTGCTGTGGCTGTTGTGTGTTGCAAGCCTTACTGTTTCTAAAGACCTACCCTAAGCAGGATTAGGGGTTGAAGAGTAAAGGATGAATTTGTTGATTGAGGAAGACTCCGGGAGAGCTCAAGATAGGCCTTTCAACAGCCTTATTTTATGAGAGTTTTAGAGATTCTTAATAGACTGTGAGCAGTTTTTTGAGTGGGGGTGATGTGGGAGCTGGGTCTCCATAAATCACAACTGATTGATGCCATTTGGGGTGAGGATTGGCAGAAGAGTGTGTCTGTTGTTTTCTGCCTTGCAGTGGGCCCAGATCAGCACATCCTAGGCCAAACTATGGGCAGAGACGACTAGTTCTGGGAGAAGATGACTGGGATGACAAGTCCTTGGCCTCAAAGGCATCTGCCATGGCCCCAGGTATAAAGATACAGTCCGTTCTACCTATTTctaagggctcccctggtggctcagacggtaaagacttATTTCCAAGAGCAAGAACTGAGAGGAACCACTGGCACACAGGATCCAGGACTTTGCACCAGTTGAGTGCCTCCAGTAAGGGGGTGTTTTGAGGCAGGTTGTGCAGGCCAGAGGGCGTGTTTGGAAGCTGGGCTGCGAACCATCCAGCAGACACTGTTCAGTACCTTTTCACGTGCTTCTCACTGCTGAATACTCATCTGACTAGCCGAGTCTTACTCATCCTTCCAGACAGCCTAGTTGTTTCCTACTCCATTGCTCCCAAAGCAGAACTAATTTCTTTATCTGCATTCTCAAAGCACTACAGGAAGAGGTCAACTGCAACATTTAAATACTGTGTGGCAATTGTTTTGTGCATTAGGCTGCAGTCTTCTCAGCtcatatttatctttgtatttccAGAGCTGGTCACTTGAGATCTATCCAAGGAGGTGATAAAGATGACAGGGTTCGTGGACCAGTGAGAAGCAGGGGTATTGCAGGAACCCAGGTTTGGCCACATGATGAGGTCACTAGTGATGGTGCAAGGAGTGGGCAGGTGGGAGAACTTCAGTTGGTAGAACTGGTGGGACATTGAGGCTTGGTGAGAGAAAGGAATCTGAAGCAGATCTTGGGTTTCTGGCTTAAGCAACTGCGCTGTTGATGCCATTCAAAATGTTGGGATTTTGGTACCTAGATGTTCATTTGGAAGCGGGACATAAACTCAGCAGCCAGGGGAGGTAATTCAAGTCATCGTAATAGATAAGATATCCAGAGTAAGATAACGAGAAGAGAAAATGGCTTGGAAGAGAACTCTGAGGAGCATTTAATGGATAAGTAAAGGAAAATGAACCAGTAAAGCTGACAAGAGAAGGTGGGGCCAGAGATGGAGTAAAACCAGGAGAGTGGATTTCTTAATGTGGAAGGAATGGGAAGGTTTTAGTGCTGTTGGATGCTCTTGAAAGGTCTGTTAAAACGAGAGAAAGGTCAGATTGTGGCAGGGAGAGGATTTCTGCATAATGTTGAGGGGTTTAAATTTATAGTGGTATTATTCATGAATATATAGTTATACCAGTCGGCCCAATGGTGTGGTTATCTCTGCCTGCTCAGGAATCTAGGTGTAACTGTAGGAAAAATGAGTACTAAGGGATCATCCAGAGTTGAAACCTTACAAAACAATTGAAATGAAATCAAGCAAAGGCGTTTCAGACCATTCACAAGTTAGTGATGTCTATGCTGGGCTATGAACTTTGTAGAACAACTGAGTGGAGTGAAGACAGGAGTAGGTAGTTGCACTGGGGGTAATTTTAAAAGTAACCTAGAAAGATGGGAGGCTGTGGTCAGAAACTGGAATGTCTGAATAGTTCATACTGGAAGCAAAGCAACCCCAGGCAGTGGCCAAGTTTAAGAGTGTAGTTATAGGAGTGAGTGCCAGAGAGGAGTGCACAGGAGGTTGCCTGGAGGTTGATTATTGCATGGGGGGGCTCAGATATTGGGAGTGGGTCTGCATGGACTTTGAAGTTCTCCAAGATGATGATAGAAGTTAGTATGGAACAGTGCCAGTGTCTTGAAGAAGGGAGCAGATTCAGGAAATCTGCAGACAGAGTAGGAGAGGCCGGATAGCACAAATTCAGAAGGACAGAGGGTCACACAGCCTACTAGAAAGACTTCCATCTGGGGGATGATGTGAGGCTGGTGAGTGGAGCTGGCTGCCAGGCAGCCAAGACAATACCCTGACAGTCATCTCCAACTTAACGGGATTCTCTGGGGATTATAGGGGAAACGACTGTTGTGGCAGCTTCATGGGGTGGGAACCTCTTGGGATCACCGGGAGGCAAGCTGTCAAGTCTGAGGACGTCTGCCTCGTTATAGAACATACATCACCTTTTATAGCATCCTAGCTCTGCTTCCTCCCAGCTGTTAGGTATATTCCTagatctttattcatttttcctgttttgttatcATGCTCAACAGGACAGCTGGGGTCTGCCTTCCTCCCTGTTTTGCTTTCCTTCCCTTACTTaaaatttggattttttctttGCCTGTTCTGGCTCCAGCCACCTGAATAAACATCTTGCTAGGTCTGCCTCAGGCCCATGACTCCCCCTATCTCAGGCCAGCCTCCACCTGCTTTTCCATCAATTCTGAAAGCAGGGCTTCTGAGTCTGGGTCATCACTGCTCCATTATCAGCTTCAGGACCATCTCTCGTTCAAACCTGGGCTTCAATGTCTAATGTCTGATACTGAGAGCCTAGACTGAAGAAAGAACAGTGTATGCTCCCTTAAGAAAAAGCAGCATACCAGCTGTTTAAGGAACAATGAGATCACTTTAAGGAACAATTTGAGAATAGGATGAAGGAGTGGCAGTCATAGTAAGAGGTAAATGGGAGTGGGAAAGAGTCTTAACTGGAGACTGCCTTGGGAGCATTCAGGAAGCTTGAGGTATTTATTCCTAACGCCAAGAAATGGTACACCTGGAGTCTGACTCCTGCCCTGGAAAGGCAGAGGGCAAGCAGAGGCTCACTTTCAGTGGTGGAGCCAGGGGCGTGCTGCTGCTTTTGCATTGGTCTGTGTTCTAGAATTTGCTGAGGCGAACCATGCAGGAGTGTATGCTGTGCACCTTGTAGCAGGGGAAGCATCGGGTGGTCTAGAGTGCTGTCCAGTAGGACCACTGAAGAGGtaaggaagcacagagaggttaggagTGCCATCTGGACTAAGGAGGGAATTGTAGGATACCACCCAGAATAAAGCTGCACCCACCAGGGTAAAGGGGACTGCAGAAAAAGGACAGCAAGATGCCCCCTTTAAATCTGTGAGGCCCATGGGACCCAGAAATATCCAACTAGGCAAAAGCTGTCttattcccttccttctctgcaGTTGGGCCCAGAGCAGTCAGCAGCTATTAGGTGCAAAGGAGGTGAGAAGAGAGCCTAGAGatcatcccccacccccttctccagtgcaggCTTCTTGACTTGAGTGGGACAGAGCTGAGAGGTGAAAACAGCTAAAGCCAGAAGAGGTGCAGGTTACTTATTGTTACGTAGGATTAGATGTTGTAGTCACTTGAGATTGGGTTTGTGTCTTATACTGATCCTAagaatatgtgaactgagaatgaGCCGTAAGTCACAGGCTTGCCACAGCTTTTCTCTGAATGAAGAAAGGTCGGAGGGGTGGTGGGAGACAAGAATAAAGTTGGGTTTGGATAGCAGTCTGGACTCATGCTTCCTCAGCATCCGTTTTAGAGGTTgattatccctgcagtcactggtACGCTCCAGCTTTTGTTCTTGTAACACAGTCCTAAGGGAACATAGTTCCCAAAGAAACAACGTGATCTTGGCGGAGACACAGCTCAGCTCCAGTCACTCAATCACTTACATAATTGCACAAAGGCCTTTACAGATTTTCACAGAGACCTCTAACTAGGTTGTCCTCCATCCCCAGTGACTTCCCAGGCTGGCCACCTGGTTCGGACTTCTACAGTCACCACATTACCAGTCCAGTTGCTTCCACTCCTGTTCCCAGAGCAATTCATTTGCCGCACAGCCAAGGTGagcctttttaaaatgtaagtcagaTATGTCACTTCTCTGCTTAAAACTCTTCAATGGATTCTCACTGCTCTGAGAACAAAAGGCAGACTCCTTTCCAGGGCTTAAGTGGTCTtgcccaggcctccctctccaacTGCATCTTAATCCACTCCTTCCACATGAAAAACTCTAGCCGCACAGGCTTTCTTTTCATTCCTCAAGCGTTCCAAGCCATTTCTACTTCTGGGTCTTTAAAATTGCCACTTTGTCTTCCCAGGGCACTTTTTCCCGGTGAGTTCATTTTCATCTTCCAGATCTTCATACTAGCATCCCATTTTCTGTAGGAAAAAAACAGGCTAGATCTCACCAGAATGTCCTTTTCCAAGACACACAGTTAAATTACATTTCCCAGCTTCTTGCCTCAAGGTGAGGCTGTGTGCATAGTCCTTCCCAATGGAAAGTAAGTAGAAGTGATGTTTCACTACCAGACAGGGCAGTTAAAGAGTGGGTGAACCTTCTCTTTGGGTGGAGAAGGGTATTCTCCACCCCTTCATCTGCCTTTTAAGACAGATGTTCTGAAGCAGATGTTTTGAAGATGGAGTCAGAGAATAGACCTCTGGATGTTTGAGCCCAGGCTTAGAGGAAAATTGCTTGACCAAGAACATCCACATTGGTTTTGACAAGGAATAACCTCTTTTGCATTAATTTAGTGAGTTTGGGGACTGTTACAGTCGTTAGCATTATATGCCTTGGCTAATATATCTTCTCTGGACATCCTGTCCACCTTAGTCTTGATCACAAAACAAGGAAACCCGTGTTTCCTTCAGGGTGCTTCagacatttaattattttaccaGATGCTAGTTTACACTATCCCTTGTCCTATGAATTGAACTCCtaattggggaaaaaatgctCACATGAGGAAATTGAGAGATTGATTTTATCAGTTACATTTTGATTGtgagccccctccccccccaaaaaaaatccccCTAAAGAATATCTCAAGTTAGATTTTTCATCTCATAAAATTAGAAACCTCTTGGTTGTTGGCATTGGCTCAGGAATTCAAGGATCTTAGCAGTTAGGTCTGTGTGGTTCTCTCGGTCTCTTGATTCTCATGGTCACAAGAGACACCTTGTGATTTAATTAATTGGAAACACCCTACTTCCTTAGCCTTCTCAGGAATCTCACAGATTGCCACAGCCCCTGTCTTTTTGGTCTTGCTTCAAGGGTCCTTCTACATTGTTAATACTCTGGTGTAAATATGTTCCATTATTCCCTGGAACATGACTGAGATCAGTCTGAAATACTAACGTTTTAATTACATTTGtcttccccaccccttcccacatCTCAGTGACTTGTCAGCAGCTCCTCCAGTTCAAAGCCTTTCTCCGTCCAgctcagtgggggtggggaaaccTTCACGGTTCTGTTCATTTCACTCGTTCTTTACTTCCTCCGTCACTTCTAGGATTGGGATAGGGAAGGGTATATTAGAGGGAAAAGGGCTGAACTTTTGGTTTAGTTTGGCTTTATCAGTGTGTTCTACTAAGACAGGCATGTAAATGTTGGTTCAGTGTGTGAGGTGTTGGGGTTCTTTGGAGCCACCCCCTGCCCCTTGGGGACTTTTGCACTAACTGGCTCTGGTTCCCTCCTTACGATACTCAGCCCACACCCCTCAGCTTCTGACCCTGACAGTGTATCCATTGCCtcctagtgctaaagaacctcaCCCTGACCAGCAGTCCTCCCGAGAGAGGTCTCAGCAAACATCTTAAGAGTGGTTACCTTTCTGGGAGCCCCCAGGAGACTTCCGCATGTTTGTCCTGCCAAAGGGCAGAAGTACAGCCCGACTAGCAGCTAACTCCCCTCCCCTCGCCCTGCCCCAGCTAGCCTGACTCTGACCTCTCCATTCTCTCTGTGGTCCCAGACCCTCACAAATGTCTTGGGTTACTTTCTCCCAACAAGCCTCCACCCCAGTGGCCTTGTTGGAACTGGGGCTATAAGTTTCTGACTGCAGCAAGCCTCCTGCTAGAGAATGTAATGTTGAATAAGGTCTCTCCCTGTCATGGGAATACAAAATGACTCCAAGTGGTCCTCTTAGAGCCCTGCTCACCTGATTGAGGATAGAGGGAACAGCACTTTTCTTTGCCTTTCGGGGGACGTTCTCTGTATTCCTCCAAATTCCCATCAATGAAGCTGATGTTTCTAACTTCATGTACAGTAGGAGGGTTAGTGAGCTCTAGATAAGCTTTATTATCTAAGAGTAAATCTtatgttgggcttccccagtggctcttcgttaaagcatccacctgcaatgcgggagatgtggcaGGAGCTgcatgtttgattcctgggtaaggatcccctggagaaggaaatggcaacccactccagtattcctgcctggaaaatctcatggacagaggagccaggtgggctattgtccatggggttatcggacatgacttagtgactatatAGATACATCTAGGGCCTTTATTTAATATCCTCTTATTgtgcaagtatttttaaaaaaatttaatatccaTCCATGTATCTATCAGGGCTCAGTCAGGAAAATAGAAACCACACTAAATGTTTCAAATAGAGGACATTTAATGCAGAGAATTGATTCCTAGTGACAAAAGCCAAGTCAAAAgaaaatgcttgatataattaaaaattgaGAACTGGAGAAATCAGATAATGTGCAAAGGCCTGGGAAAACCAAGCGGAAGAAATGATATGATTATCAGAAACCAGGAGCTCAGAGAAGTGGCCCCTTTTGACTGGTCAGTACTCAGACTTTTGTGGGGGAGGCTC comes from Cervus elaphus chromosome 1, mCerEla1.1, whole genome shotgun sequence and encodes:
- the RRP8 gene encoding ribosomal RNA-processing protein 8 isoform X3, with product MFEEPEWAEEAPVVADFGSVALGLRPTAASQIKGSNRRQLLATLRALEVASVPQQPPSLPGSDSEEEEVVETKKKRLKRGSFAGASSEVEEKRKKKRHKQGPPSSDSKEEEVERKKCHKGALLGSDLAEEEKKKRKCRKQIPSNLAQPLDNVDQTDSKAWNSRATSDPTKPTCEIPSSNPPHTLSRKQWRNRQKNKRRQKNKFRPSQPPEQAPSPAPASAEEAEVPSAPSPDSHGTRAEALRARMAQRLDGARFRYLNEQLYSGPSSAAQRLFQEDPEAFLLYHRGFQNQVKKWPLQPVDRIARDLRQRPASLVVADFGCGDCRLASSIRNPVHCFDLASLDPRVTVCDMAQVPLEDESVDVAVFCLSLMGTNIRDFLEEANRVLKPGGLLKVAEVSSRFEDVQTFLGAVTKLGFKVISKWAQISTS
- the RRP8 gene encoding ribosomal RNA-processing protein 8 isoform X4 codes for the protein MFEEPEWAEEAPVVADFGSVALGLRPTAASQIKGSNRRQLLATLRALEVASVPQQPPSLPGSDSEEEEVVETKKKRLKRGSFAGASSEVEEKRKKKRHKQGPPSSDSKEEEVERKKCHKGALLGSDLAEEEKKKRKCRKQIPSNLAQPLDNVDQTDSKAWNSRATSDPTKPTCEIPSSNPPHTLSRKQWRNRQKNKRRQKNKFRPSQPPEQAPSPAPASAEEAEVPSAPSPDSHGTRAEALRARMAQRLDGARFRYLNEQLYSGPSSAAQRLFQEDPEAFLLYHRGFQNQVKKWPLQPVDRIARDLRQRPASLVVADFGCGDCRLASSIRNPVHCFDLASLDPRVTVCDMAQVPLEDESVDVAVFCLSLMGTNIRDFLEEANRVLKPGGLLKVAEVSSRFEDVQTFLGAVTKLGFKVISK
- the RRP8 gene encoding ribosomal RNA-processing protein 8 isoform X2; its protein translation is MFEEPEWAEEAPVVADFGSVALGLRPTAASQIKGSNRRQLLATLRALEVASVPQQPPSLPGSDSEEEEVVETKKKRLKRGSFAGASSEVEEKRKKKRHKQGPPSSDSKEEEVERKKCHKGALLGSDLAEEEKKKRKCRKQIPSNLAQPLDNVDQTDSKAWNSRATSDPTKPTCEIPSSNPPHTLSRKQWRNRQKNKRRQKNKFRPSQPPEQAPSPAPASAEEAEVPSAPSPDSHGTRAEALRARMAQRLDGARFRYLNEQLYSGPSSAAQRLFQEDPEAFLLYHRGFQNQVKKWPLQPVDRIARDLRQRPASLVVADFGCGDCRLASSIRNPVHCFDLASLDPRVTVCDMAQVPLEDESVDVAVFCLSLMGTNIRDFLEEANRVLKPGGLLKVAEVSSRFEDVQTFLGAVTKLGFKVISKDLTNSHFFLFDFEKTGPPRVGPKTQLSGLKLQPCLYKRR
- the RRP8 gene encoding ribosomal RNA-processing protein 8 isoform X1, with product MFEEPEWAEEAPVVADFGSVALGLRPTAASQIKGSNRRQLLATLRALEVASVPQQPPSLPGSDSEEEEVVETKKKRLKRGSFAGASSEVEEKRKKKRHKQGPPSSDSKEEEVERKKCHKGALLGSDLAEEEKKKRKCRKQIPSNLAQPLDNVDQTDSKAWNSRATSDPTKPTCEIPSSNPPHTLSRKQWRNRQKNKRRQKNKFRPSQPPEQAPSPAPASAEEAEVPSAPSPDSHGTRAEALRARMAQRLDGARFRYLNEQLYSGPSSAAQRLFQEDPEAFLLYHRGFQNQVKKWPLQPVDRIARDLRQRPASLVVADFGCGDCRLASSIRNPVHCFDLASLDPRVTVCDMAQVPLEDESVDVAVFCLSLMGTNIRDFLEEANRVLKPGGLLKVAEVSSRFEDVQTFLGAVTKLGFKVISKFPFMASLWQNLMEPSGSGFWEIQFAESQLQQHNSRVCMWGVQREIQRVQEPKENR